One genomic segment of Chloroflexota bacterium includes these proteins:
- a CDS encoding class I SAM-dependent methyltransferase — protein MKQSSTGYGPAIMRAQENLLPEDKRLFEDPYSEKFLSPFYKFLVILMRSPKILNFLIKIRERLTPGVIGGLICRTRYIDDVLNNAIKEGVGTVVNLGAGMDTRAFRISGIENIKYFELDFPESQKVKRSYIDKKVGELPSNVSLVPIDFNSQDLGEELKKAGYTLSSKTLFIWEGVTQYISKEAIDNTIKYVAQASTGSRIVFTYILKSFINGSHIPDGLNSLYKFTLKKKNPLWFCGFDPAEMHEYLSKYSLSLIEDVGHEEYLERYIKPKGRDLTVFEIERAVLAAVK, from the coding sequence ATGAAACAAAGTTCTACCGGTTATGGTCCTGCTATAATGCGGGCGCAGGAAAATTTATTGCCAGAAGATAAACGGCTTTTTGAAGACCCCTATTCTGAGAAATTTCTATCACCCTTTTATAAATTTCTCGTGATTTTAATGCGTTCTCCTAAAATATTGAACTTTTTGATAAAGATAAGAGAAAGATTAACACCCGGAGTAATTGGGGGACTTATTTGCCGCACACGCTATATAGATGATGTATTAAACAACGCCATTAAGGAAGGAGTTGGAACAGTTGTTAACCTGGGAGCCGGTATGGATACCCGTGCTTTTCGTATTTCTGGCATTGAAAATATAAAATACTTTGAATTAGATTTTCCTGAATCACAGAAAGTCAAAAGATCATACATCGACAAAAAAGTCGGAGAACTTCCTTCCAATGTTTCTCTGGTTCCTATTGATTTTAACAGTCAAGATCTTGGTGAGGAGTTGAAGAAAGCAGGATATACTTTATCTTCTAAAACTCTTTTTATATGGGAAGGTGTAACACAGTATATTTCTAAAGAAGCAATTGATAATACCATAAAATATGTTGCCCAGGCTTCCACTGGCAGTAGAATTGTTTTTACCTACATTCTAAAAAGTTTTATTAATGGCAGCCATATCCCCGACGGTTTAAATAGCCTGTATAAATTCACTCTTAAAAAGAAGAATCCACTCTGGTTTTGTGGTTTTGATCCTGCCGAGATGCATGAGTATTTGTCAAAATATTCCCTATCTCTAATTGAAGATGTTGGTCATGAAGAGTATCTTGAGCGCTATATTAAACCCAAAGGCCGTGATTTAACAGTGTTTGAAATTGAGCGGGCAGTTCTGGCAGCTGTGAAATAA
- a CDS encoding formate dehydrogenase accessory protein FdhE, protein MPTQTDVIISFLEEKERKEGILPKLLEFYRKLLQVQSQVEKKLTSRLEPSLSRDATSKRTNDGVPLISFDELALDWQLLVTTFDEIKIIFASYAAIFKSNYEGLAELEADVLLTRPVLKQWFEKQKLPSRISAKDADNKLINSIIHATIKPFLVSHAKTLRDSIDHERWRRSYCPICGGSADFAFLDTERGSRWLLCSRCDTEWPFQRLQCPYCDTQDQNDLSYFVDDSGLYRLYTCERCKHYLKTIDLRQTEGQVILPLERFHTLDMDRQAVEMGYKPYDKTTRVPKSTYKDKHTRQK, encoded by the coding sequence TTGCCTACACAGACTGATGTAATTATCAGCTTTTTGGAGGAGAAGGAAAGAAAAGAAGGGATACTCCCGAAACTCTTAGAGTTCTACCGTAAATTACTACAAGTTCAATCTCAAGTTGAAAAAAAGCTGACTTCGCGACTTGAACCGAGTTTGAGCCGCGATGCCACTAGTAAGCGGACCAATGATGGAGTTCCCCTTATCTCTTTTGATGAGCTCGCTCTCGATTGGCAGTTACTGGTTACTACTTTCGATGAGATCAAGATTATTTTCGCCAGCTATGCAGCGATATTCAAATCCAATTACGAGGGATTGGCAGAACTAGAAGCGGATGTTCTTCTTACAAGGCCAGTACTCAAGCAATGGTTCGAAAAACAAAAGCTGCCCTCAAGGATTTCAGCTAAGGACGCAGACAATAAACTCATAAATTCGATTATCCACGCAACTATAAAACCCTTCCTGGTGAGTCATGCCAAAACCCTGAGAGATTCCATTGACCATGAGCGATGGCGCCGCAGTTATTGTCCGATATGCGGAGGAAGTGCGGACTTCGCTTTTCTGGATACCGAACGCGGCTCAAGGTGGCTTTTATGTTCTCGTTGTGATACTGAATGGCCCTTTCAACGCCTTCAATGTCCCTATTGTGATACCCAGGACCAGAATGACCTGTCGTACTTTGTAGACGATTCAGGTCTATACCGGCTTTACACTTGCGAGCGATGCAAACATTACCTTAAAACAATAGACCTGCGACAAACCGAAGGCCAGGTTATATTACCACTTGAACGTTTCCATACCTTGGATATGGACCGCCAGGCGGTCGAAATGGGCTACAAACCTTACGATAAAACCACCAGAGTTCCCAAATCCACATATAAAGACAAACATACTAGGCAGAAGTAA
- a CDS encoding formate dehydrogenase subunit gamma: protein MPQEVEKYRKPTRVLHWVHAGAFVALFLTGLVLFVPGLGVIAQDSWSRVIHRIAAAIFIIAPLIYIPMNWKSTKEGVKSAFSWASSDMGWLKAAPRFYFLGDKSTMPPQGHMNTGQKMWWFLVIIFGTAFVITGLIMWFGKTTLAPSVLLWTVFLHDIAFIVTGVMLFVHIYLGVLHPLMTESWSAMARGKISSEYAKTHHAKWYEEVTKGKEVES, encoded by the coding sequence ATGCCGCAAGAAGTTGAGAAGTACAGAAAACCAACGCGCGTACTGCACTGGGTACATGCTGGTGCTTTTGTCGCTTTGTTTCTTACCGGGCTTGTGCTGTTTGTCCCTGGCCTGGGTGTTATTGCGCAGGATAGCTGGAGCCGTGTGATACATCGCATTGCCGCAGCTATATTTATCATAGCGCCACTTATTTACATCCCCATGAACTGGAAATCAACGAAGGAAGGGGTAAAGTCAGCCTTTTCCTGGGCAAGCAGTGACATGGGCTGGCTAAAAGCGGCACCGCGGTTTTATTTCCTTGGGGACAAGAGTACCATGCCACCCCAAGGCCATATGAACACCGGCCAAAAAATGTGGTGGTTCTTAGTTATAATCTTCGGGACTGCTTTTGTCATAACCGGTCTTATCATGTGGTTTGGTAAGACAACGCTGGCACCGTCTGTTTTACTGTGGACGGTTTTTCTACACGACATCGCTTTCATTGTCACCGGGGTAATGCTGTTTGTCCACATCTACCTTGGTGTGCTACATCCGCTGATGACCGAGTCCTGGAGCGCTATGGCGAGGGGCAAAATATCATCTGAGTATGCCAAGACACATCATGCCAAGTGGTATGAAGAGGTCACCAAAGGGAAAGAGGTGGAAAGCTAG
- a CDS encoding 4Fe-4S dicluster domain-containing protein translates to MAEKAILYDATRCTACRGCQAACKQWNENDEFIPTVENGVQSVNRGSYENPPDLSPTTWLKMEFREIDPGGMVRWLFTRRSCMHCTEAGCVKVCPSGALYHHELGFVAYNKDICTGCGYCIDACPFQVPRSERNLISGIAKMDKCTLCTTPGLDRIAEGWEPACVKTCPPNALQYGDRSQLVAEGKKRVEALRAKGWTNANLYGEKELGGLHVMYVLDDHPAVYGLPVNPQISAATIAWQDVMQPIGWVAGGLTILGLGMNYFVARANANKEKEKKDAARS, encoded by the coding sequence ATGGCTGAAAAAGCAATATTATATGACGCAACACGGTGCACAGCTTGCCGGGGCTGTCAGGCCGCCTGCAAGCAATGGAACGAGAACGATGAATTTATTCCCACCGTGGAAAACGGTGTACAGTCGGTAAACCGCGGGAGCTACGAGAACCCTCCCGACCTCTCTCCGACCACCTGGCTCAAGATGGAGTTCCGCGAAATCGACCCCGGTGGAATGGTGAGATGGCTTTTCACTCGACGCTCCTGCATGCACTGTACCGAAGCGGGTTGCGTTAAGGTGTGCCCCAGCGGCGCTTTATACCATCATGAGCTCGGCTTTGTCGCTTATAATAAAGATATCTGCACCGGCTGTGGCTACTGTATTGATGCCTGCCCCTTCCAGGTGCCGCGTTCCGAGCGCAACCTGATTTCCGGCATCGCAAAAATGGATAAGTGCACTCTCTGCACCACCCCTGGTCTGGACCGCATTGCCGAGGGCTGGGAACCGGCCTGCGTGAAGACCTGCCCGCCAAATGCGTTGCAATACGGCGACCGTAGCCAGCTCGTCGCGGAGGGTAAAAAACGCGTCGAAGCGTTAAGGGCTAAAGGGTGGACCAATGCCAACCTCTATGGTGAAAAAGAATTAGGCGGACTGCACGTGATGTATGTCCTTGATGACCATCCCGCCGTTTATGGACTGCCAGTAAATCCGCAGATTTCCGCTGCTACCATCGCCTGGCAGGATGTAATGCAACCGATTGGCTGGGTAGCGGGCGGGTTAACCATCCTGGGACTGGGCATGAATTACTTTGTCGCCCGGGCCAATGCAAACAAGGAGAAGGAGAAGAAAGATGCCGCAAGAAGTTGA
- the fdnG gene encoding formate dehydrogenase-N subunit alpha: protein MELNRRDFLKTSGTAIGGIFIFGALNPDFAQAVTHKVIPLKKRIGEKSTICPYDASGCGFLVAAQNGKVVNIEGDPDHPINRGGGCAKGASMRQLSADNPWRLSKVLYRRSGGTDWEETSWDWALTEIARRIKDTRDASFIGQNSKGDLVNRTEAIANLGGSALDNEECYLLVKLARALGLVYIEHHARIUHSPTVASLAETFGRGAMTNHWNDIANSDAIMAIGSNPAENHPAAFGHITEAKEKGAKLISIDPRFTRTSAKADIYSPLRSGTDIAFIDGMIKWVLDDIDSNPGNYNMTYITEYTNAAYLINPDYKGPAELDGLFSGYAGGHNETDGGKRKYDKSSWQFQLDEKGIPKRDMSLKDPNCVFQLMKKHFARYTPEMVSHITGAPVDTFLQVCQTYAASGQVGKAGTILYAMGTTQHTYGAQNIRSYCILQLLLGNIGIAGGGINAMRGESNVQGSTDHCLLFHILPGYLKTPLNTDTSLDKYLERVTPKSNDPKSANWWQNTPKYMVSLLKTWYGDAASAGNQFGYHYLPKIEGGVDYSHISLFEAMYSGIIKGLMCWGQNPAVGGPNANLERQAMDKLDWLVVTDLWETETANFWKRPGANPADIKTEVFLLPALNSFEKEGSVTNSGRWSQWRYKAADGPGAAQDDLWMLDRLARKLRELYVNEGGPNAEAITQLMWNYGHEHPDVHAVAKEINGYDLTAGQLLPSFGKLKDDGTTTSGNWLYCGSYTEDGNMAARRDSTPGPFNIGLYPKWSWCWPVNRRIIYNRASVDLNGEPWDKEHPVIWWQDGKWVGDVPDGGWPPMAVDPEKTKYPFIMKPEGHARFFGPGMAEGPLPEHYEPWEAPIQNPMSKQQNNPAFKIWRPEEQGTPDKYPIVCSTYRVSEHWQGGQMTRNNPWLIEMQPEPFVEMSEELAVEKGIANGEKVIVESTRGQVSVKAMITKRFKPFQLNGKKVHQVGIPWHWGFTGLSTGDSANILTPHVGDANTMIPEYKAFLVNVRKA from the coding sequence ATGGAGCTTAATAGGAGAGATTTTCTCAAAACATCTGGTACCGCCATAGGCGGCATTTTTATTTTCGGGGCACTTAACCCTGATTTTGCTCAAGCGGTAACTCACAAAGTTATTCCCCTGAAAAAGAGAATAGGTGAAAAGAGCACCATCTGTCCATACGATGCCTCTGGTTGCGGATTTCTTGTGGCGGCACAGAACGGCAAAGTGGTCAACATTGAAGGCGACCCTGACCATCCCATCAACCGAGGTGGAGGCTGTGCCAAAGGCGCCTCCATGCGACAACTTTCCGCGGATAATCCCTGGCGTCTGAGCAAAGTCCTGTACCGGCGTTCCGGTGGGACCGATTGGGAGGAAACATCCTGGGATTGGGCGCTAACGGAGATAGCGCGGCGCATTAAAGACACCAGAGATGCCAGTTTTATCGGGCAAAACAGCAAGGGCGACCTGGTAAACCGCACCGAAGCCATTGCCAATCTTGGAGGTTCCGCTCTAGATAACGAGGAATGTTACCTCCTGGTGAAATTGGCACGGGCACTTGGTCTGGTGTATATTGAACACCACGCCCGTATATGACATTCCCCCACTGTCGCCAGTTTGGCGGAGACGTTCGGCCGAGGGGCCATGACCAACCACTGGAATGACATCGCGAACTCCGATGCCATAATGGCCATCGGTTCCAATCCTGCAGAAAACCACCCGGCAGCATTTGGCCATATCACGGAAGCCAAAGAAAAGGGTGCCAAGCTCATCAGCATCGACCCCAGGTTCACCAGAACCTCGGCCAAAGCTGATATCTACTCTCCATTGCGGTCAGGCACTGACATTGCCTTTATCGACGGCATGATAAAGTGGGTGCTGGATGATATTGACAGTAATCCCGGTAATTACAACATGACCTACATCACGGAATATACCAATGCCGCTTACCTCATCAACCCTGACTACAAGGGACCTGCTGAGCTGGATGGCCTGTTCTCTGGCTATGCCGGGGGCCACAATGAAACCGATGGTGGTAAGAGAAAATACGATAAATCCAGCTGGCAGTTCCAGCTTGACGAAAAGGGTATCCCCAAGAGGGACATGAGCCTCAAAGACCCCAACTGCGTTTTCCAGCTCATGAAGAAGCACTTCGCTCGCTATACCCCGGAGATGGTATCCCATATAACCGGTGCCCCCGTTGACACCTTCCTGCAGGTCTGCCAGACATATGCTGCCAGCGGCCAGGTAGGGAAAGCAGGCACCATTCTCTACGCCATGGGAACCACCCAGCACACCTACGGCGCACAGAATATCCGCTCTTACTGTATCCTCCAGCTTTTACTCGGCAATATCGGAATTGCCGGTGGCGGCATTAACGCCATGCGAGGCGAGTCCAACGTTCAGGGCTCTACCGACCACTGTCTACTGTTCCATATTCTGCCTGGCTACCTGAAAACGCCGCTGAACACTGATACCTCCCTGGACAAGTACCTGGAACGTGTTACTCCCAAGAGCAACGACCCCAAGAGCGCCAACTGGTGGCAGAATACGCCTAAATATATGGTCAGCCTGCTCAAGACCTGGTACGGTGATGCCGCCTCTGCAGGTAATCAATTTGGCTATCACTACCTGCCAAAGATTGAAGGCGGCGTCGACTACTCCCACATCTCACTGTTTGAGGCCATGTACTCCGGCATAATCAAAGGATTGATGTGCTGGGGCCAGAACCCTGCTGTGGGCGGACCTAACGCCAATCTGGAACGGCAGGCGATGGATAAACTCGACTGGCTGGTGGTTACCGATCTCTGGGAGACCGAGACAGCCAATTTCTGGAAACGCCCGGGGGCAAACCCGGCCGATATTAAGACTGAAGTCTTCCTCCTCCCCGCCCTTAATTCCTTTGAGAAAGAGGGCAGCGTTACCAATAGCGGCCGCTGGAGCCAGTGGCGTTATAAAGCCGCTGATGGTCCGGGTGCCGCCCAGGATGACCTCTGGATGTTAGACCGGCTGGCCCGAAAGCTCAGGGAACTCTACGTCAATGAGGGCGGCCCCAATGCCGAAGCGATAACTCAACTCATGTGGAACTACGGACACGAGCACCCTGACGTGCACGCGGTAGCCAAGGAGATAAATGGCTACGACTTAACTGCCGGTCAGCTGCTGCCTAGCTTCGGTAAGCTGAAGGATGATGGCACCACCACATCCGGAAACTGGCTCTACTGTGGCAGCTATACCGAGGACGGCAATATGGCTGCCCGCCGCGATTCAACTCCCGGCCCATTCAATATCGGGCTCTATCCAAAATGGTCCTGGTGCTGGCCGGTTAACCGGCGTATCATTTACAACCGGGCCTCCGTTGACCTCAATGGTGAGCCGTGGGACAAGGAGCACCCGGTTATCTGGTGGCAGGATGGCAAATGGGTCGGTGATGTACCCGATGGTGGCTGGCCGCCGATGGCCGTTGACCCGGAAAAGACCAAGTATCCCTTCATCATGAAGCCAGAGGGACATGCCCGCTTCTTCGGTCCCGGAATGGCCGAAGGACCTCTCCCCGAGCACTACGAGCCGTGGGAAGCTCCAATACAGAACCCCATGTCAAAGCAGCAGAACAACCCGGCGTTCAAAATATGGAGACCAGAGGAACAGGGAACCCCGGATAAGTATCCAATAGTATGCAGCACCTACCGTGTCTCTGAACACTGGCAGGGCGGGCAGATGACCAGAAACAATCCGTGGTTGATCGAAATGCAGCCTGAACCATTCGTCGAGATGAGTGAGGAACTGGCTGTGGAGAAAGGGATAGCCAACGGTGAGAAAGTTATCGTGGAATCAACCCGAGGCCAGGTCAGTGTAAAAGCCATGATAACCAAACGCTTCAAGCCCTTCCAGTTGAACGGGAAGAAGGTGCACCAGGTAGGCATACCCTGGCACTGGGGCTTCACCGGACTCTCCACGGGAGACAGTGCCAACATTCTCACACCGCATGTGGGTGATGCGAATACAATGATTCCCGAGTATAAAGCTTTCCTGGTTAACGTCCGCAAGGCATAG
- a CDS encoding twin-arginine translocase TatA/TatE family subunit, whose protein sequence is MPFRLGPWEIALIVVVILIVFGVGKLPQIGGAMGKGIRNFRKGQRGEGFEEEEEEKELPKPRKTARKSSK, encoded by the coding sequence ATGCCATTTCGATTGGGTCCATGGGAAATCGCCCTAATCGTGGTAGTCATTCTCATCGTTTTCGGTGTGGGCAAGTTGCCACAAATTGGCGGAGCTATGGGGAAGGGTATACGTAACTTCAGGAAAGGACAGCGCGGTGAAGGTTTTGAAGAAGAGGAGGAAGAAAAAGAACTGCCAAAACCAAGAAAAACCGCCCGGAAATCATCGAAGTAA
- a CDS encoding phosphoribosylaminoimidazolesuccinocarboxamide synthase — MGNDLSVIRGTDLPLPLFIKGKVRDTYDLGNHLLIIATDRISAFDFVLPSAIPCKGLVLNQLSVFWFRHTSEIVPNHLVETVQDVHCLDTYIAAENRFPCPAYLVGRSMVVKKVKRIPVECVVRGYLAGSGWAEYQEQGKVAGFTLPKRLRESQKLPEPLFTPTTKAESGHDLPITMDEVEKEVGEKRALEIKEKSLAIYNYAQEYAAKRGIIIADTKMEFGLDGDRLILIDELLTPDSSRIWESGLYQVGQAQPSYDKQPLRDWLVESGWNKEPPAPPLPPDVVNATSRRYIQAYERITGQALK; from the coding sequence ATGGGAAATGATTTATCAGTGATAAGAGGGACAGACCTCCCTCTACCGTTATTCATCAAAGGCAAAGTGCGTGATACCTATGACCTGGGGAATCACCTCCTCATCATCGCCACCGACCGCATCTCCGCCTTTGATTTCGTATTGCCCAGCGCCATTCCCTGTAAAGGTCTCGTCCTGAACCAGCTGTCTGTTTTCTGGTTCAGGCATACATCAGAAATCGTACCCAACCATCTGGTGGAGACGGTTCAGGATGTCCATTGTCTTGACACCTATATCGCTGCCGAAAATCGCTTCCCCTGCCCTGCCTATCTGGTCGGGCGCTCCATGGTGGTTAAAAAAGTAAAGCGCATCCCGGTTGAATGCGTCGTGCGCGGCTACCTCGCCGGTTCCGGCTGGGCTGAATACCAGGAACAGGGCAAGGTGGCCGGTTTCACGCTGCCAAAGAGGCTCCGGGAGAGCCAGAAGCTGCCTGAGCCACTGTTCACCCCAACGACCAAAGCAGAATCCGGGCATGACCTGCCCATCACCATGGATGAGGTCGAAAAGGAGGTCGGTGAAAAAAGAGCCCTCGAAATAAAAGAGAAAAGCCTGGCCATTTATAATTACGCACAGGAGTACGCCGCCAAACGGGGTATAATCATCGCCGATACGAAGATGGAATTCGGGCTGGATGGAGACCGGCTCATTCTGATTGATGAACTGCTAACACCGGATTCATCACGCATCTGGGAGTCCGGTCTATATCAGGTCGGTCAGGCGCAGCCCAGCTACGATAAACAACCGCTTCGCGACTGGCTGGTGGAATCGGGGTGGAACAAGGAACCGCCCGCCCCACCGCTGCCACCCGATGTTGTTAACGCAACGTCCCGCAGGTATATCCAGGCATACGAGAGGATTACCGGCCAGGCACTAAAATAA
- a CDS encoding nuclear transport factor 2 family protein — protein sequence MEGKQSTDEIRRVAMALDNAIENKRLDAVLSCFADDCEIELLRHSLYGKAGVEKWFDWLFKNIRQIKVQPVIIMAEGNILFEEFIIRARLHSGPEVKSKQSEVLVFENDKIKCLRLYFDRLDFADTVAKDPVSKAVVSRILKKSVEGLTD from the coding sequence ATGGAAGGGAAGCAATCGACTGACGAGATTCGCAGAGTGGCAATGGCACTGGACAACGCGATAGAAAACAAAAGGCTGGACGCGGTCCTGTCATGCTTTGCCGACGACTGTGAAATCGAGTTGCTGCGCCACAGCCTCTATGGAAAGGCCGGCGTAGAAAAGTGGTTCGACTGGCTGTTCAAAAACATCCGTCAGATCAAAGTTCAACCCGTTATAATTATGGCTGAGGGAAATATCCTGTTTGAGGAATTCATCATTCGGGCACGGCTGCACAGCGGGCCGGAGGTAAAGTCCAAGCAGTCTGAAGTCCTTGTTTTTGAGAACGATAAAATAAAATGCCTGCGCCTCTACTTCGACAGGCTCGATTTTGCTGATACGGTGGCCAAAGACCCGGTAAGCAAAGCCGTAGTGAGCCGCATCCTCAAGAAATCCGTGGAAGGCTTAACCGACTAA
- a CDS encoding adenylosuccinate lyase: protein MIERYSRPQMKRVWSEDNKFNKWLDVEIAVCDAWAEIGVVPREAIPKIKLAKCNLRRMEEILKETRHDMTAFLGSVAESLGEESRFIHLGLTSSDVMDTALSLQLVEATELLTVDVKEFITVLAQKAMEHKYTPMIGRTHGVHAEPITFGLKLAVWVEEMRRNLQRLGEAKKAIAVGKISGAVGTYATVPPEVEQRACRKLGLLPAPVSSQILQRDRHAQFMTTLAIIASSLEKFAVEIRGLQKTEVGEVGEPFGTGQTGSSAMPHKRNPELCERISGLARLVRGYALTAMENIALWHERDISHSSTERVILPDSCLLVDYCLSLFTSIIKGMQVFPQRMKKNMELTKGLVFSQRVMLALIDKGFSRQKAYELVQRNAMKSWKGNKDFRSLLKADPEVAEILPQPELESLFDYQYYLRHVDEIFERLGLTKAQWKDAIS, encoded by the coding sequence ATGATTGAGCGCTATTCTCGCCCCCAGATGAAGCGGGTGTGGTCGGAAGATAACAAGTTCAACAAGTGGCTTGATGTGGAAATTGCCGTCTGCGATGCCTGGGCGGAGATAGGCGTCGTGCCCCGCGAGGCCATCCCGAAAATCAAGCTGGCCAAGTGCAACCTCAGGCGCATGGAAGAGATACTCAAGGAAACCCGCCACGATATGACGGCATTCCTCGGCTCGGTAGCAGAGAGCCTGGGCGAGGAATCGCGCTTCATCCATCTCGGGCTTACCTCGTCGGACGTCATGGACACGGCGCTCAGCTTGCAACTGGTGGAGGCTACCGAACTGCTCACTGTAGACGTTAAAGAGTTTATTACGGTACTGGCACAGAAAGCCATGGAGCACAAATATACCCCGATGATCGGACGCACACATGGCGTTCACGCCGAGCCAATTACCTTTGGTTTAAAGCTGGCAGTATGGGTTGAAGAGATGAGGCGCAACCTGCAGCGCCTTGGCGAGGCTAAAAAGGCCATCGCCGTGGGCAAGATATCCGGTGCCGTCGGCACCTATGCCACCGTCCCGCCAGAGGTAGAACAGCGGGCCTGCCGGAAACTGGGTCTGCTCCCCGCGCCGGTATCCAGCCAGATATTACAGCGCGACCGCCATGCCCAGTTTATGACCACGCTGGCCATCATCGCCAGCTCACTGGAAAAGTTCGCCGTCGAGATTAGAGGGCTCCAGAAGACAGAAGTCGGAGAAGTGGGAGAACCTTTCGGCACCGGCCAGACTGGTTCCTCGGCCATGCCCCACAAGCGCAACCCTGAACTCTGTGAGCGAATCAGCGGTCTGGCCCGATTGGTAAGGGGCTATGCCCTTACTGCAATGGAAAATATCGCGCTCTGGCATGAGCGTGATATAAGCCATTCCTCCACGGAACGCGTTATACTTCCCGATTCCTGCCTGCTGGTTGATTACTGCCTGTCCCTCTTTACCTCAATAATCAAGGGGATGCAGGTCTTTCCACAGCGAATGAAAAAGAACATGGAACTCACCAAAGGCCTTGTCTTTTCCCAGCGGGTGATGCTGGCACTTATCGACAAAGGCTTCTCCCGGCAGAAAGCATATGAGCTGGTGCAGCGCAATGCCATGAAATCCTGGAAAGGGAATAAGGACTTCCGCAGCCTGTTAAAAGCCGACCCGGAAGTCGCTGAAATCCTGCCCCAGCCGGAACTCGAGTCGTTGTTTGATTACCAGTACTACCTGAGACACGTAGACGAAATCTTTGAGCGATTGGGATTGACCAAAGCGCAGTGGAAAGACGCCATATCATAA
- the purE gene encoding 5-(carboxyamino)imidazole ribonucleotide mutase, producing the protein MPLVGVVMGSKSDTEALKPALEILEQLGIDYEVNVISAHRAPEKARQYGMTARERGIEVIIAAAGGAAHLPGVLASWSILPVIGVPLVSGELKGVDALYSIVQMPAGIPVACVAIGTAGAKNAAYLAAEILGIKHESIGKAYEQCRRDLQGESK; encoded by the coding sequence ATGCCGTTGGTTGGCGTGGTTATGGGTTCCAAGTCGGATACGGAAGCACTGAAACCAGCTCTGGAGATACTGGAACAGCTTGGTATTGACTACGAGGTCAATGTCATTTCCGCCCACCGCGCCCCGGAAAAGGCCCGGCAATACGGGATGACGGCCCGTGAGCGCGGCATTGAGGTCATCATCGCCGCCGCAGGGGGCGCCGCCCACCTTCCCGGTGTTCTGGCCAGCTGGTCTATCCTGCCGGTTATCGGGGTGCCGCTCGTCTCCGGGGAACTGAAAGGCGTTGATGCCCTCTACTCAATTGTCCAGATGCCGGCAGGGATACCGGTCGCCTGCGTGGCCATCGGCACCGCCGGAGCCAAGAACGCCGCCTATCTGGCCGCCGAAATTCTGGGTATCAAACATGAAAGCATTGGCAAAGCTTATGAGCAATGTCGACGCGACCTGCAAGGAGAAAGCAAATGA